The following proteins are encoded in a genomic region of Triticum dicoccoides isolate Atlit2015 ecotype Zavitan chromosome 1B, WEW_v2.0, whole genome shotgun sequence:
- the LOC119349626 gene encoding F-box/FBD/LRR-repeat protein At3g26920-like — protein MEDAAAAAVPGAHASASRRSDDRQAPLWSPGPREQQRSVDDLISHLPDDVLGAVVSLLPTKDGARTQVLSRRWRPLWRSSAAPLNLSIDRRFCAGDARKHVAVVSRILSDHPGPARRFSLRRAFPPGQIDRWLRSGSLARLQDLEIAYTKVHGDACHPMPPAALCFAPTLRAAKFGGCEFPELTAPSPKFPRLKQLTLCRVSISEDSLHGMLSGCIALESLSLDRNIGVGRLCISSPTVRRFSFSPHRDKQGILTCQELLVQDVPCLERLILHDSHIGPTTIRITGAPKLELLGLLSHGISTLKPGTTVLQKTIDVSLTTIMHKVKILVVDSIGPNLDAIVGLLKCFTFLERLYVISHPQEDMNNVRKYDPLDPIECLELHLKKVVLKNYDGNRTQVIHFAQFFVLNAKVLKEMEIGVVNRCNSKWMRFQRKRLQVGNRASRDAQIELKWDTKKSFKYHGFSEADPFDMSSC, from the exons atggaggacgcggcggcggcggccgtcccCGGAGCGCACGCGTCGGCGAGCCGCCGATCCGACGACCGGCAAGCGCCGCTGTGGAGTCCCGGCCCCCGGGAGCAACAGAGAAGCGTCGACGATCTTATCAGCCACCTCCCCGACGACGTCCTCGGcgccgtcgtctccctcctccccaCCAAGGACGGCGCGCGCACGCAGGTCCTCTCGcgccggtggcgccccctctggcgctcgtCCGCGGCGCCGCTCAACCTGTCGATCGAccgccgcttctgcgcgggcgacgcCCGCAAGCACGTCGCCGTCGTCTCCAGGATCCTCTCCGACCACCCCGGCCCCGCCCGCCGGTTCTCGCTCCGCCGGGCCTTCCCGCCAGGCCAGATCGACCGCTGGCTCCGGTCCGGGTCGCTCGCCCGCCTGCAGGATCTCGAAATCGCCTACACCAAAGTGCACGGGGACGCATGCCACCCGATGCCACCGGCCGCGCTCTGCTTCGCGCCGACGCTCCGCGCGGCCAAGTTCGGCGGCTGTGAGTTCCCCGAGTTGACCGCGCCGTCCCCGAAGTTTCCGCGCCTCAAGCAGCTCACCCTGTGCCGCGTCAGCATATCGGAGGACTCTCTCCACGGCATGCTCTCCGGCTGCATTGCCTTGGAAAGCCTTTCGCTGGACCGGAACATCGGCGTCGGCCGCCTCTGCATCAGCTCACCGACGGTTAGGCGCTTCAGCTTCTCTCCTCATCGGGACAAACAAGGTATCCTCACTTGCCAAGAGCTGCTCGTCCAGGACGTCCCGTGCCTTGAGAGGTTAATACTACATGATTCACACATTGGTCCGACGACCATCCGGATAACCGGGGCACCTAAACTGGAGCTGTTGGGGTTGTTGTCTCATGGCATATCTACACTTAAGCCTGGAACCACAGTTCTCCAG AAAACGATCGATGTCAGCTTGACAACCATAATGCATAAAGTGAAGATTTTGGTTGTTGACTCTATTGGCCCCAATCTAGATGCAATTGTTGGCCTACTCAAGTGCTTCACTTTCTTAGAGAGACTATACGTCATT TCCCACCCACAGGAGGATATGAATAATGTGCGCAAGTATGACCCACTGGATCCAATTGAATGCCTGGAACTCCATCTAAAAAAAGTGGTATTGAAGAATTACGATGGTAACCGGACACAAGTTATTCACTTTGCCCAGTTCTTTGTTTTGAATGCAAAAGTGCTCAAGGAAATGGAAATTGGAGTTGTCAACCGCTGCAACAGCAAATGGATGCGCTTTCAACGTAAACGGTTACAAGTGGGGAATAGAGCTTCTCGAGATGCACAGATTGAACTAAAATGGGATACAAAGAAGAGCTTCAAATACCATGGCTTTTCCGAGGCTGATCCCTTTGACATGTCCTCATGTTGA